The genomic segment TGCCCATCCCGCCGGCGCCGAGTTCACTGATGATGCGGTACCGCGGGTGGTCGGCGAACCCGGCCGGGAGCCGGGGCGGGGGGGAGCCGATGGTCCCCGGGGTGAGCGACCGGGGCGGGCCGCCGGAATGAACCGTGGCCGGTGCGACGGCCGCATCGCGGGCCAGTCCGGCGAGCGAGTCGTTCGGCACCAGTTGCAGCACGCGACAGCACTCTTCACACGCGCCGACGTGACCCGCGACGGTGGCCGATTCCTGCTCCGCCAGCTCCCCGCGGACGAACGCGGCCAGAGTTTCCGGTTTCGGGCACGCAACAGACATCGGGTCCGGCCTCCGTGGGTCGATTCGTGGTTCGCACCAAGAATGGCACGAAAAAGGTCCGAGCTTTCGTGTTTTGGATTTCTCTTCGTTCCCTTCACACCCGGCGCCGGATTTTTTCAGGCGGAACGAGAAAAATGATCGCAGTGTACCCGATTGCGACCTGAGATTCGATCCGTTGCCTCACCCGAGTAGCCCGCCGGCCTCTTTGCGCAGCCGGGAGAGTACCCGGGATTTGGCGATGTACACGGCGTTGGGCGTGGTGCCGTATTCGGCCGCCACCTCTTCCGCGGACAGGCCGTCCAGCACGAACCGGCCGAACAGGTCCCAGGTGCCGGTCTCGAAGTCGGCCCGGATACGGTCGAGCAGCTTGCGGGTGACGTGCAGGTCGTGTTCGCGCTCCCAGGCGCGGGCGAAGTCGTCGGTGGGGTCTTCGAGGCGGGCGAGGTAACTGCCGAAGTCGGACCCGCCGGGGGCGGTCGGGGTCCACTTGCGGCTCTTCCACACGGTCCGCGCGCAGTTGGCGGCGATGGCCCGGAGCCAGCCGCGGAACGCCCCGGGCCTGTGGGGGTGAACGAACTCGGGGAACCGGCGGATCACCACCGCCATCACGTCCTGAACCAGGTCGTCGGCGTCGGCACCGCGCACGTTCAGCCGCTCCGCCCACCCGCGGATGAGCGGGGTGTACAGTTCGACGAGCCGGTTCCAGGCGTCCGCGTCGCGCGCGTCGCGGAGCCGTTCCAAGAGTGTCGCCGACGTGACCGACATGACTCACCCCCGTACCAGTTTACCCCATCCGCTACCGCGAAGGGAGCCCGGTGTCGGCTGGCCCCCGCCGTGCGTTCGCGTTTCGGTCGCGTTCGCCCGTCCCAGCCGGGGCGCGCGAATTAACCCGCAACGGGCGAACGGGCCGTTCGTGCGAACCCCCGGCAAGTGCCGGCCGGCGCTTGTGGGTGCGGACGGCCGCGGTCTATAATTTGACATCGACCGGTGCGCCTGGAGGTGTCGTGCCCGACCGCCCCCGCCTGCTACTCATCGGCCCGTCCGTCGGGCCTCTGGACGGCGCCCTCGCCGCCGCGGCGGACGTGGAACCGGTGTCCAACGACCCGGCGGAGGTCGCCCGGCGGCTGCACGGCGGCGAGTTCGCCGCCGTGGTCGCGGCGCCGGACGTCGTGGTCGGCCTGCTCGACCGGTTCCGCCGCGACGAACTCATCATCGGCCACATCGAGAAGGGACTCGCCGTTCTGGACGCGGCCGGCGTGGTGCAGTGGGCCAACCCGGTGTTCCGCGCCTCCGCCCTCGACGATCCGGTCGGGAGGCCGCTGCTCGAAGCACTGGGTAGCGATCGCGTGTCCGTGGAATCCGCCGCGGGCCTGTCGAACGTCCTCGACCCGGCCGACCCGCTCGCCCTCGCGCGGGCCGGGGTCCCTATGGTGCTCCGCGTACACTGCGGCGGCGGACAGAGCCGGCCGTTCTTGGAGGCCGATGTCCGCCCGGTCACCGACCCCAACGGGATCGTCACCGGGCTGATCGTCATCGTCCGCAACGTCACCCCGCAGGTGATCCAGCAGCAGAAGCTCGACGCGCTCCACGCCGCCGGCCGCGAACTCGCCGGCCTCGAAGCGGACCAGCTCACCGAGATGGACGTCGCGTCCCGCGTGGAGCTGCTCAAGGCCAACCTGCGCCGCACCATCCGCGACCTGCTGAAGTACGACACGATCGAGGTGCGGCTGCTCGACCGCAAGACGGGCGAGCTGCGGCCGCTCCTCGAGGACGGCATGCTGCCCGAGGCCGCGGGCCGCGTGCTGTACGCCCGGCCGACGGGGAACGGCGTGACCGGGTTCGTCGCCTCGACGGGCGAGAGCTACCTGTGCGCCGACACCGCCAACGACCCGCACTACCTGGCCGGGGCCGCGGGCGCCCGCAGCTCGATGACGGTGCCGCTCAAGTTCCAGGACGAAGTCATCGGCACCCTGAACGTGGAGAGCCCGCGGGTCAACGGGTTCGGCCCGGACGACCTCCAGTTCACGGAACTGTTCAGCAAGGAGGTCGCCGCCGCGCTGCACACGCTCGACCTGCTGAGCGCGCAACAGGTGTGTACCGCCGGGCAGTCGATCGAGGCGGTGAACAAGGAGGTGGCGCTCCCCCTAGACGAGGTGCTGACCGGCGCGACGGTGCTGCTCGAGCGGGCGCTGACGCACGACCCGGAGGCGGCCGACCGGCTGCGCCGCATCCTGAACGCCGCCCGGCAGGTGAAGGACAGCATCGCGCAGGTGGGCCGCGACCTGACCGCCGCACCGAAGTCGGCGGCGCCGCTCCTGGGCAAGCGGGTTCTGGTGGTGGAGTCCGACGAGCGGCTGCGCCGCCAGGCGCACCTGCTGCTGGGCCGGCTGGGCGCGACGGTCGAAACGGCCGGCACCGGCGCGGACGGGCTGGCGATGGCGACCGACGCCCTGTACGACGCGATCTTCCAGGAGGTGAAGCCGCCGGACATGGGCGGGTACGAGTGCTACCGCCGCCTGCGGGCGGTGTGCCCGCGCGCGGTCGTGGCGCTGACGACCGGGTTCGGGTACGACGTGGCCCATTCGATCGTGAAGGCCCGCGCCGAGGGGATGCGGCACGTCCTGTTCAAGCCGCTCCGCCAGGATCAGGTCGTGAAAGCCGTTCTCGAAGGCGACCGGCCGTCCGTGCCGGGATAGCCAAGCTCTTCTTACACCGCGTCAGGCGCCGACAACTTCCAATTGCTGCCGGATCGACGGCTCGGGCGTGAACCGTGTGAAGAAATGGGTTTCTCGCTCGGACAGGTTCCACGCTTCAACCGCCTGGCTCACTTCCTCGCTCGGATCGGCTACAGACGCGCGCTGTTTCCAGGGATGTGATGCGTTCGCTCCCAACTTGACGGCTTGCTCCCAGACCTCTTTGCCCCGCTGTTTGTTTCCCTGTCGTAGTCCCATTGTCCCAGCCAGTTCAAGACCGAACGCCACGTAGGCGCGCATGTCCGGGTGGTTCTGTTGCATGAGGTCGAGTTTCTGGTAGACATCCCACGCCTTCTCGACGAACGCAAGTTGCTCCGCAAAATGCGTTTTGCGGTCCTCAGCGTGGGCGGTGCAAGCCCGGTGGTAACAGATAATCGACGCCGTGACGAATGTGACGGGGTGCGGCACCAGCTCGACTTGACATTGCGCGTACTCCCACGCCTCAGCAAGTCGATCCTGACTTCGCAACAACAGCGGTTGTGCAGCGGTGGTCAGCACCAGCCCCACGTCATCCGGGGCTTGGCGAATCGCATTCGCAAAAAAGAGCGCCGCCGCACGGAAGTTTGCCAGTTCACCACACAGGGCCGCTCGCACGAATGCCAAGCTAACCGGGGGTAAGACGTAAGGATGTTCCTGCAACACCGCTAACGATTCCGCGGGCTGCTTCTGTTGCCACAATTTCAGTAGCGTTTGGCGTATCCCCGCCACGTATCCCGGCGATGTGCGCAGCTTCACGTCCTTCAGAAACTGAGGCAGCAGTCCGCGCACGTTCTTCGGCAGCACGCGGGCGTCGATCTTGTGTGCGAGATCCTGCGCCTTCTGGTAGTCCCCGCCCTTGTAATACTGCGTTGCGGCGAGGAACCGGAGAAGTTGCTTCTCGCCGCCCCCGTGCCGGACCTTCATCTCGGCTTCGAGAATGGCGCCGGCTTCGGCGTACTTCTGCCGCGCGCGCACGGTGTCGCCGACGCCCAGCGCGGCGAGACCTTCCGCAGCAGCGAGTGTTGCCGCCCCGCTCATGTTGACCAGAGGCATTTTTATCACGGCTTCGCCTTCCTCTTTCTCTTCCCTTTCCTCTTGCGCGGCTTCTTGCACACGTAATGCAGGTAACTCTGGACGATGTCTCCCTGCGGGTGGGAGAAGGTCGTTACCGCAGCGAATCCCGCTCGGCTGTGCATCAGCACCTGAGTCTTCTTTTGGCTCAGGCGCGCTCGCGACTGCGAACCGTTTGAATCGGTTCGGATGCCGCTACTCTCCGCCTGGATCGGCCGTTTCAACCCGCCGACCTGAACCAGGTAGTCCCCGCCGCTCCCGATCGAGAGAACCTGAAGGATTTCTCCTTGTGCCAGATCGTGAATCAACAGCCCCATCACCGCGATGGCCGCCTGCTCAGTAATATCTTGCGGCGCGACGGTGACGTTCCACTGGACGGCCAAATCACCCGCGTAGTTCGCCAGACCGTTCCAGCCGATCTGTCGATTCTCCTGTGTCGCCACCCCAGCGCCGGGGCGCGCCAGCCAGTCGATCGCGACGGCCCTACTCATCGTACCCGCCGGGAGCGTCGTCGGGTCAATACTCAACCGGATGATTGTCGATGCCGCGCACTGAGTGAGCAAGGCCGCCCCGCACCGCGGGTGTGCCATCGGCAGAGTGGCAAGTTCGAGAATGGGCCCGTGCAACATGGGGCGACCAGAGCGGAAGTGGGCGGCAAAGTTTCGAGATTGTATTTGCTCCGTGAACGTGCGGGAACATCTGTGCCCGCAGGTAGCTCCAGCAGATAGCGTTTCGCCTCGCCCGACCGGTACTCACCGCGTTCTCAGAACTCTTCGCCACCACTTGCGGTTAGGATGCGCCGGTGAGGCCCGCCGCCGGCGCCCGCGGTGGCACGTTCCGCTTCACTCTCCGGAGCCCGATCATGACCCCGCATTTCGGACAGCACGTCCGTCGGTTCGCCCCCGTCGTCGCGCTCGCGGCCGGCATCGCACTCGTCGCGTGCGCCGCGCCGCGCACCCGCGCCGGCGACTGGCCCCAGTGGCGCGGCGCGAACCGCGATGCGAAGGCCGCCGACTTCAAGGCGCCCAAGACGTGGCCCAAGGAACTCACGCAGAAGTGGAAGGTCACCGTGGGCGACGGTGTCGCCACGCCCGCGCTCGTCGGCGATAAGCTCTTCGTGTTCACCCGCGACGGCGACGCCAAGACCGGAACCGAGGTGCTCCGCTGTCTCGACGCCGGGACCGGTAAGGAAGAGTGGGCCGACAAGTACGACGCGTCGTTCAAGGCCAGCGCGGACGCCGGCTTCCCCGGCCCGCGCTGTTCCCCGGCCGTGGCCGAGGGCAAAGTCGTGACGCTCGGCGTGAACGGTACGCTGTCCTGCCTCGAAGCCGACACGGGCAAGAAGCTGTGGCGGGTCGAAACGAAGGGGATGCCCCGGTTCCACACGTCCAGTTCGCCGATCATCGTGGACAAACTCGTGGTGGCACAGTTCGGCGGCGAGAGCAAGGGCGGGATCGCCGCCTACGACCTCGGCACCGGCGACGAGAAGTGGAAGTGGGCCGACGAGGGCACCGCCTACGCCTCGCCCGTGGTGATGACCGTGGGCGACACGAAAATGCTCGTCGCGGAAACGTCCGCGAGCGTGATCGGGCTCGACCTCAAGACCGGCAAGCTGCTGTGGAAGACGGGGTTCGCCGTCACCGGCCGCGGCTACAACTCGTCCACTCCGATGGTGGACGGTCAGACCGTGATCTTCTCCGGCACGGCGCGCGGAACCCGCGCCCTGAAGATCGAAAAGAACGGCGACGAGTTCACGCCGAAAGAGGTGTGGAACAACAAGGACACCTCGGTGATTTACAACACGCCCGTGCTGACGGACGGTCACGTGTTCGGGCTGACCTCCACCGACACCCTGTTCTGCGTGAGTGCCGAGACCGGCAAGACCGACTGGACGGAACCGCTGGCGGGCGGCCGGGGCTACGGCAACATCGTCGCGGCCGGCGACGTGCTACTCGCGCTCCCGCCGACCGGTCAACTCACCGTGTTCGAGCCGAGCGCGAAGGAGTTCAAGAAGCTCGCGAGCTACAAGGTGGGGGAGGGCGCGACCTACGCCTACCCGATCGCGACCGGGAACCGCATCTACGTGAAGGACAAGACCGCGGTCATCCTGTGGACGGTCGAGTGACGGCGGCGACAGGCGCCGCGCGCGGAAGCCGTCCCGAACCGTACGGTTCGCGGTCCCTGCCATTTGCCGATAGGGAAAGCGGCCGGATGAAAGCCCGTTGTGTTCCGCGAATCGGACGGCTTGGCTTCACGGGCTCCGAGCGGAGCGACACGGCTCGGCCGTTGCCCCCAGGAGGGCGAAGGTGTTACCCCCGTAACACCGCCGATGGGATCTTGCTCGCCACGGACGGATCCATGGCGCGAAGGTGTTACCCTCGTAACACCGGGCTCGCCGGACCGACGCGGTAGGGCCGGAGCATCGTCCTCCCGGAAAGAAAGAGGGGACCGCCGACGGGTGTGCGTACGAGACAAGTGCCAATGAGAACGGGGCATCTCTGGCCGCAGTGCGACGCACGCGCACCCCGACCAATCGCTACCTCAAATCACCAGCCCGTCGCCGAAGCGGTCGAACAGCGCGGCGGCGCCGGGGCCTTCGATCCGGTTGTCGGTCACGTCCAATTGCCTCACGTTCCGCAAACGCGCGGAACGGGCCAGAACGTGCGCCTCCAGGCAGGTGAAGGCGTTTTGCCGAAGACTCAGGCTCCGCACGTTCGGCAGGAACGGCGAACGGGTCAACCACGCCACCAGTGCCGATCGGTGATACGTGTGGTTCAGTGCATCGAGAGCGAGAGCCGACGCGGACGCCATGAGCGGCGACGAGAGCAACGCCGCGACGAACGCGTCCTGCTGGCCGACGGTTCCCTGTTGCCGCACGAGTTTCACGGACACCGGGTGCGGGAAGGGTAAGAGCCTTCGGGCTTCGGCGGCGCGTGCCGGCGACGTTTCACCGATTTCGAACAGCACGTCCGATACGGGTTCGCCGGCGATCAACCGCCGGACCGGAACCATATTCCCGAGCGCACCCGCAATGATGCGGAGCCGCGTGACGAACCCGCGCTCGAAGTTCGGGAGTACGAGCGCCGCG from the Frigoriglobus tundricola genome contains:
- a CDS encoding tetratricopeptide repeat protein; translation: MQEAAQEEREEKEEGEAVIKMPLVNMSGAATLAAAEGLAALGVGDTVRARQKYAEAGAILEAEMKVRHGGGEKQLLRFLAATQYYKGGDYQKAQDLAHKIDARVLPKNVRGLLPQFLKDVKLRTSPGYVAGIRQTLLKLWQQKQPAESLAVLQEHPYVLPPVSLAFVRAALCGELANFRAAALFFANAIRQAPDDVGLVLTTAAQPLLLRSQDRLAEAWEYAQCQVELVPHPVTFVTASIICYHRACTAHAEDRKTHFAEQLAFVEKAWDVYQKLDLMQQNHPDMRAYVAFGLELAGTMGLRQGNKQRGKEVWEQAVKLGANASHPWKQRASVADPSEEVSQAVEAWNLSERETHFFTRFTPEPSIRQQLEVVGA
- a CDS encoding PQQ-binding-like beta-propeller repeat protein; its protein translation is MTPHFGQHVRRFAPVVALAAGIALVACAAPRTRAGDWPQWRGANRDAKAADFKAPKTWPKELTQKWKVTVGDGVATPALVGDKLFVFTRDGDAKTGTEVLRCLDAGTGKEEWADKYDASFKASADAGFPGPRCSPAVAEGKVVTLGVNGTLSCLEADTGKKLWRVETKGMPRFHTSSSPIIVDKLVVAQFGGESKGGIAAYDLGTGDEKWKWADEGTAYASPVVMTVGDTKMLVAETSASVIGLDLKTGKLLWKTGFAVTGRGYNSSTPMVDGQTVIFSGTARGTRALKIEKNGDEFTPKEVWNNKDTSVIYNTPVLTDGHVFGLTSTDTLFCVSAETGKTDWTEPLAGGRGYGNIVAAGDVLLALPPTGQLTVFEPSAKEFKKLASYKVGEGATYAYPIATGNRIYVKDKTAVILWTVE
- a CDS encoding leucine-rich repeat domain-containing protein, which encodes MPDPPSEWPWSAALVLPNFERGFVTRLRIIAGALGNMVPVRRLIAGEPVSDVLFEIGETSPARAAEARRLLPFPHPVSVKLVRQQGTVGQQDAFVAALLSSPLMASASALALDALNHTYHRSALVAWLTRSPFLPNVRSLSLRQNAFTCLEAHVLARSARLRNVRQLDVTDNRIEGPGAAALFDRFGDGLVI
- a CDS encoding RNA polymerase sigma factor: MSVTSATLLERLRDARDADAWNRLVELYTPLIRGWAERLNVRGADADDLVQDVMAVVIRRFPEFVHPHRPGAFRGWLRAIAANCARTVWKSRKWTPTAPGGSDFGSYLARLEDPTDDFARAWEREHDLHVTRKLLDRIRADFETGTWDLFGRFVLDGLSAEEVAAEYGTTPNAVYIAKSRVLSRLRKEAGGLLG
- a CDS encoding response regulator, coding for MPDRPRLLLIGPSVGPLDGALAAAADVEPVSNDPAEVARRLHGGEFAAVVAAPDVVVGLLDRFRRDELIIGHIEKGLAVLDAAGVVQWANPVFRASALDDPVGRPLLEALGSDRVSVESAAGLSNVLDPADPLALARAGVPMVLRVHCGGGQSRPFLEADVRPVTDPNGIVTGLIVIVRNVTPQVIQQQKLDALHAAGRELAGLEADQLTEMDVASRVELLKANLRRTIRDLLKYDTIEVRLLDRKTGELRPLLEDGMLPEAAGRVLYARPTGNGVTGFVASTGESYLCADTANDPHYLAGAAGARSSMTVPLKFQDEVIGTLNVESPRVNGFGPDDLQFTELFSKEVAAALHTLDLLSAQQVCTAGQSIEAVNKEVALPLDEVLTGATVLLERALTHDPEAADRLRRILNAARQVKDSIAQVGRDLTAAPKSAAPLLGKRVLVVESDERLRRQAHLLLGRLGATVETAGTGADGLAMATDALYDAIFQEVKPPDMGGYECYRRLRAVCPRAVVALTTGFGYDVAHSIVKARAEGMRHVLFKPLRQDQVVKAVLEGDRPSVPG